A single genomic interval of Juglans regia cultivar Chandler chromosome 1, Walnut 2.0, whole genome shotgun sequence harbors:
- the LOC109009651 gene encoding uncharacterized protein LOC109009651: MEPPSPPSFPPKESLINRCKPIWRSFLIFNLALGAYMFAGARKKDAVIANSKAAEKKFDDHKATEEDPSEPNTSPATPIAEMPYLPYSVLEPLKVLEPIPEDQQLELFQWILEEKRKVKPKNRQEKQRNDEDKAILKQYIRAKSIPSL; the protein is encoded by the exons ATGGAGCCGCCATCTCCACCGTCTTTTCCTCCGAAAGAGTCGCTCATTAACCGCTGCAAACCCATTTGGCGTTCTTTCTTGATCTTCAATCTCGCTCTCGGAG CTTACATGTTTGCAGGGGCAAGAAAGAAAGATGCAGTCATTGCTAATAGCAAAGCTGCAGAAAAAAAGTTCGATGATCACAAAGCTACGGAAGAAGATCCCTCCGAACCTAATACGAGTCCAGCTACCCCAATTGCTGAGATGCCATATCTCCCTTATTCAGTACTGGAGCCATTGAAGGTCCTGGAGCCCATCCCTGAAGATCAGCAGCTTGAACTTTTCCAATGGATtttggaagagaaaagaaaagtcaAACCCAAAAATCGTCAAGAGAAGCAACGAAATGATGAAGACAAGGCAATACTAAAACAGTATATTCGagcaaaatccattccaagtcTTTAG